One region of Glycine max cultivar Williams 82 chromosome 9, Glycine_max_v4.0, whole genome shotgun sequence genomic DNA includes:
- the LOC100789096 gene encoding transcription factor SRM1-like, producing the protein MDEVGSSSEWSKEQDKAFENALAIHLEDASDRWEKIVADVPGKTLEEIKYHYELLVEDVNRIESGCVPLASYNSSPEGSTSQGAGKKGGHSWNSNNESNHGTKASRSDQEWRKGIAWTKDEHRLVYLCFNI; encoded by the coding sequence ATGGATGAAGTTGGTAGTAGCTCTGAGTGGAGCAAAGAACAAGATAAAGCATTTGAAAATGCCTTGGCAATTCATCTTGAGGATGCTTCAGACCGATGGGAGAAGATTGTGGCTGATGTACCAGGGAAAACCTTGGAAGAGATTAAATACCACTATGAGCTCTTGGTTGAAGATGTTAACCGGATTGAATCTGGTTGTGTGCCTTTAGCATCTTATAATTCTTCTCCAGAGGGCTCAACAAGCCAAGGAGCTGGCAAGAAGGGAGGCCACTCTTGGAATAGTAACAATGAATCTAATCATGGAACTAAGGCTTCAAGATCAGATCAAGAATGGCGAAAGGGTATTGCATGGACAAAGGATGAACACAGGTTAGTTTATCTTTGCTTCAATATTtag